One Nicotiana tabacum cultivar K326 chromosome 23, ASM71507v2, whole genome shotgun sequence genomic window, CTACGGGTTCTTTCACTGGCAAGTGACTTTCCCTGGCTTGCTTATCTTTTCTCAATTTCTCTGGTGAATAACACCTTCCAGAGCGGGTCAAGCCCCCCATTTCACCTGGTTCTTcaactatctcttttcctttgtatatCATGACAGTCTTGTTATAATTCCAGGGAATAGCTTTTGTGTTTGTCACTAGGAGTTGGGCAACAGGTCGGATCACGACTGGCTCTGTTATATTACTCAAACCATTATTCGGAATGATCTTTTGAATTCCCCCGGGGATGTAAAGTTTTGGCCCACCCAATTGAACCTCAACCTTTTTTGTGCTTCCAGGAACATAGAGAATCATTTTTTCAGAATATGCCAAGTTCAAACTAGAACTCGcacctttcacaatcaacggtgCCAATTGCGGCGGGCTCACTATCACTTTTGGTTTTGGCCCTATGGTTCTAACAACCATCTCTGTCTTGCCAGACTGCTTATAATCCcgatcatcacaaatcatcccaataaaatatgtattatcATGAGTTGGGAGCAGATTGTTTGTGATATTAGGAGTATCCTCATTGTTCGTTACCACAATTGCCTTTGCTTCAATCAAATTTTCAATGGCTTTCTTTAATGTCAAACAATTTTCGGTATTATGCCCTTGGGTGTTAGAGTGATACTCACATCTTGCATTTGAgtcaaaaccttttgaatttgGATTCACATAACGTGGCATAATAGGTTCAATCAACTTCAACTGTATCAACTTTCAAAATAGGCTTGTATACGATTCTCCAATTGGGGTGAACTCTTTCTTTGGCTCCTGTTCTCTCACATATTCTTGTCGGGGACGAGGATTATATGGTGCCTGAAAATTCGGCCGGAGTTGACGGGAGCCTTGTAGAATCGGTGCCCGCCATTGTTGGTGATTGGGAGGCCTAGCATAAGCCTGAGCATTAAACACTGTGTATTGTTGCAGGGGAACTGAGTATCGGGGACCTTGAGGCAGATAATAATGTTGAGGAGAATTGGATTGTCCTTGTTGGAATTGCACGTAAGAAGGAGCTACTCCTCTTTCAACTCCCCCGACCTAGATGCCATCATGGATCCTTCCTCCTTCTTTTTCCGATTTCCGAAACTGCCTGACCCGCTTTGAATTGCTTGTGTGGTCGCCTTAAGGGCTGCCTGACTCACAATTTTGCCTGATTTCATGCCATTCTCAACTATTTCACCAATCTTAATCGCCTCAGTGAAAGGTTTACCAATGGCGGCCAACATGTAATGGAGGTAATCAGGATCCTGTGCTTGGAGAAAATAGTCAATCATTTCTGCCTCTTTCATTGGTGGTTTGACCCTAGCAGCCTGCTCtctccacttgattgcatattctctgaagctttctgttggtttcttcttttATGTTGATGAGAGAGGAGCGGTCTGGCActatatcaatgttgtactgaaactgttggacaaaatcttgagccatgtcattccAAATGTGCCAGTGAGAGATGTCTTGATCTATGAACCACTCTGAAGCAATTCCTGtcaaactttccccaaaataagccatgagCAATTCTTCTTTGCCTCCCGCTCCCCTTAATTGGTTACAATACCTCTTCAAATGGGCAATGGTATCATCATGCCCATCATACTtatcaaacttgggggtcttaaAGCCAGGTGGCAAATGAACATGGGGAAACATGCATAGATCATTAAACGAAACACTCTTGTGGCCCCCCAAACCCTGTATGTTTCTCATGGTTTGTTCCAAGCTCTtcatttttctggtcatttcTTCTTGTTCCATATTCTTTTCGGGCTTTTCGATCTCAATTGGGAACACGTTATGAGGAGTATGCTTGTATGAATCTGGAACCTTTAAAGTCAGTTCTGGAGAGTAATGTTGGGCATCATGAGCATCCAGTTATGGATCATTATTGGACTTTTGAGCAAGAGCCAGTTGAGGGAAACCGAAAGTATGGACAATGAGTATAGTAGGTGGGTCATTTCTGAGGGGTGCGATTGGAGGACGTGGAATGGAGGTACTGGGGATAGTGGGAAGGTTAATGGTCGGACTGAATCCAGGTTGGTACAATGGGTTACTTGTTATGGAGATAGGCACTTGAGTGGCAACTGACACATTATGAAGATTATCCGAGGGCCCTATGGGTAGTGAGGGCGGTGCTTGTCCATtcacccaggcttggtacatctctgccaATTGTTGCTTCAACACTCTTACTTCTTCAACCAGTCCTGAACCTCGTTCAACCAATTGTCCATGGACATCATTATTATCTGACTCATTCTCACTGTTGTTTGCCATTCTACTTTTTTCTTTTGATCTCTTGTTGTAAGGGTGAGTCGCCAGtttaaaccacaaaccaaccacctctgttttactttatcttttaaaatGACAAACAACAAACGTGTTAGAGTTAGGCATTTTGCAGATATTAATCACACATTATATGTCATGCACCTAATGCCATTTTCATTTCTAAAATGATCTTGGAAGGCTTTATGCTTCATCCCGGcttattgatttatttcctctTGAATTTAacgcttttttatttttatttttatttcttttaagattaattatggctatgatcgcatccaatgaggattgcctacgtatcatgacgctgcatgaattagaccattacgtagttcaggggagaaataataacaattttgattttttttaaataaaataaaataaaataaaatagaacagactaaaatatttttcattcattttcaaccaatttttttttatatacaatGAGATAAAAGGAAACATATAGAAACTGACTCTATTGACTCTAAAGACATGAACATgactgaaataaaataaatattgataAGAATAAAAGACtccaaatataaaattaaaatacgATAAACGAAAATGAAACTAAAAGCTATTTGATTACACTAAAACTTTAGTCTTCAATGGTCTTCTTGCTTAAATTGATATCATCAATGATCTGCATCTCTTGGCCTCCATTCTCCCCCCAAAGTCTCGTACAAATTTTGAAACACCACTAGCAACTGTGGGACTAGGGCATGTGCCTGTTGACTAACTTTCTCATTGTTTAGATGGCGATGATCATCATGAATATATGCTGCTTTTTCTGCCAATCGAAGTACTTGCTCTCTAGATTGCCCCATATTCATGTGACAATTCTGCAACCACATCTGGGTAGTGTTGAGGGCGTGCCCCATCTGAACCTCCCGTCCCTCATATTCTTCAATGCGACGGTTTAGCATACCTCTCTCAATCATCCACTGAAGCCGCTCTGCCTCGAAATCTGCATGTTGATGACCCTTCTTctgcctttttatttcttctaattGTGCATGAAGCTGACCCTTTTAGCGTATCCAGTGGGCCCTTTCTCTTTCCAACTGCTCTTTCTGCTGATCAAACTCTAATTGTTGTTGGTTCGCATCTTCTTCAATGATACTCAAGTCTTCTTGCAGCTTATGTATTTCAATATTTTTGTTTGTCTCAACACTTCTAACTAAACCAATCGTGTTTGCCAGTTCTTCTTCTAAGCGGGCTGCCTCATTTTTAGCATGTTTTAGATCTTTATCCATGACCCgtaaggcaagttgataatctTTCTCAATATTTAAACGAATCTGAGCGACTCCGGCTTGCTGCTGGGCTTGTTGTTTGGCTATGGTCATCTGAGCATGCTCCAATTCCTCTTTCAGCCTTTTTATAGTTCTTTGATCATTTCTTCTCCTGTTCGACCCCTCAAGCTTATCTCTAAATGACGAAGGATCATTAAACTAGATAATATATTCAGGGATCACCTCTCCACGATCTCGGTCTTCTACCATCTCATTCAACTCCGAGACTTTACTTGCATACCAAATTTTTATAATTTCTTCTTCGTCATGAGGTTGATCTTTACCAAAATCATAACAGAACTTGCTCATATCTCGTGTTGGTAGCACCTCTTGTAGTCATGCAAACTGGCGCATTACCCAAAGTGGAGCATAGGGCTGAACACCATCCAATCCTATGAGTACCAAATAAGAATGGTATGCAGACTCACAGATGACCTCTTTAGAGGAAAACCAATCGTAATTCCAAGTGATTCGTTTGGCGTACAAAGTAAGAAGTAGTTCTTTCCAGGCATCTATCCCTTCTGGTAAGTCACATTCGTTAATTCTTTTCTGGTGATCATAAGTATGATTGGGCCATAGCTCACTAAAATCAATGATCGTAGGATGACGATAAAAATGCTCCAAAAACCATATCTGTAGCAAAATGTTGCAACCATCAAAGTTTCACGCGCCCATTTTACATCTAGTTAAAGCAcgaaaaatgcaagaaagaatcATAGGGACCAAAGTATAACCATCCCCTTCTGATGTCAGAGCCTCAACTACACCTGCCAAGCGGAGGTCAATGCGCCCTTCCCTTTCCGGGAAAACTACGCGCCCCAAAAAAGCAACCATAAATGCAAACCTTCTATGAACCTTCCatgtttccttatttttcttttatttcaattttcccACTTTCCTTTCAAAATTGCATTCTAGGCCATACAAGTGAAACAGAAATCCAAACTTAACCCACTTGCTTCCTAAACCTTCATATTGTCCGTAATTTATGTTCAGGTGCTTCAGAAACTTACCCTCATTCATATTTTTTGGTACTATGGGCCTTTGACGGCGAAGATTGCGGCCCCACCCCTGAAAATGGGCGATTTCCTCCAAGGTCGGAGTCATTTCACAGTCGTTAAAACGGAACACATTATTTTCAGGATCCCAGTGCGGAATCAAAGCTTCGATCACATCCCTCCTGGGCTTGATCGTCATCATGTGAACTAAATGTCTCAAGTACTTCTTTATTTGGTTTCGCTCATATTCCTTAAAGTTTCTCCACCAATCCCACAACAATTGTGGTATCTGATCGACAATTAGAAAATTTGGTATCCCTTCTGATCTGGGCCTCTTTTCAGATTTACCTCTTTTCCCACTCATGGTGTACCTATTTACCCAGACATGAGGTTAGGCTTTAATCAAATATATTATTGACACAAAAAATCCGATTTCATAGGTTTTGactctataaaaataaaaaataaaagccaAACTGTGGgactaagaaaaattaattacattagtaaaataatcatgaaattaaaaaataaaaggcacaaaatgattattttttcttaaaaacaaGTGAACAGAAAAAAACTGGCCTCTTTTGTTAAAACGGCCATTTCGCATTTCTAAGGAAGGTTTCAAGGCTATTTCGACAAAAAGGACCGGATGCAAGGACAAAACTAGTCAGAAGAGATAAAACTGACAAAGtgactatattattattattattattatttgaaaaaatacaatAATAGTCCATAgacactttttttttgttttttctttgttttttgggGGTTGAACctgatgaaggttgcctacgtatctcacatccggtgagaatcaaacccgcgtagttcggtctaaataaataaataaaccattttaaaaattgtGATTTTACACATTAGAACCcttccaaattttatttttttttaaaaaaaaatggttttttatgaaaattttgagaaaattttctctttctctcttccctGTTTAATCAATCTATCCTAAAGTCGGTCAATATTTCAGTAAAGCCTACCAAATAATGTTACATGTAGCAtagaaaaataaacatgttgGTCTAAAAAATTGGTACATGTCCTATGCGGGCCTGGCCCCTGTGCCGAGTCCCGGTAAGTccaatgcatatgatgcaaataaagtatagtctactagggatattcattgctggtggcttgttcttctaagttttcaaatcctaaaggagatggtatctagacctggcttacccgagtggacaacccgagccgaggagcgtcaagcgtcaccagtagtagaacagcactggctagctaacggctcttccgcctaaacatgtgtgactaaatacttcaccagaagctggtaaGCTAACtagctttatctcaagacagaaattttgtgatgctggtaggcaaacacaacataactacctatcagaagactcagagggatgcgagagaggatacaatttaGATCACAGTTCAAATAAATGTTAAAGCGGTAATGAAGCGACAAATAGCACATTAGGCTTCCAAACACAATAATATCCAAAGCATGATAAAAGCCAAACAAGAATCAATATATAAAGCTTGAATTCTTATTAGTagttatccccagcggagtcgccagagctatcacgcCGCTTTTTTCTCACACAACCCTTATTACGAGGTTGAGTTAGAAgagcttttccaattaaagtgacgttttgaaaagggattatttattattcagagtcgccacttggaattgggttttggtgttccaagtcaccttttattgaatcccttatcaaaaggaagatttgactcctaatttatggtctacgaaaatagaagactgaataaggaattctgttgattgaggggaaggtgtaaggcacccctcgagtcccgtggttctagcacggtcgctttattgactaatgtaaggcttaaatcaatttttagctattcttgtattttattgattatggCTTATTTATTAccgcttaattaattattaaatttttttaattgtttggACCCAGATGCGATACGCATACAAGGTATTTCTTTGAAGTTAGATATTAAACCAAAGTATGGAATGTACACATGGTTaagatataattattttaaatttaaaggtaTCAAGGCGCGGAATGCGCAcatgatccttttattatttaagcatatCAATTCAAGATTCGAGTATGAATACATGGGCTAATATTTAAAGTGTGTCTAAACTTTTTCTAGTGTATTTAGAGTTCTTCTAATTATTTTGTCTCTTTTAGATTCGagatatatatttgtatatttt contains:
- the LOC142177286 gene encoding uncharacterized protein LOC142177286 encodes the protein MEQEEMTRKMKSLEQTMRNIQGLGGHKSVSFNDLCMFPHVHLPPGFKTPKFDKYDGHDDTIAHLKRYCNQLRGAGGKEELLMAYFGESLTGIASEWFIDQDISHWHIWNDMAQDFKKPTESFREYAIKWREQAARVKPPMKEAEMIDYFLQAQDPDYLHYMLAAIGKPFTEAIKIGEIVENGMKSGKIVSQAALKATTQAIQSGSGSFGNRKKKEEGSMMASRSGELKEE